One segment of Streptomyces sp. TG1A-8 DNA contains the following:
- a CDS encoding LacI family DNA-binding transcriptional regulator has translation MNGSAERVTIKDVAARAGVSKGAVSLAFNHKPGVSAATRERIFEAARELGWAPSATARSLSNQRVDIVGLALCRPARLLGLEPFYMDFISGIESVLAERSCSLLLRLVRDLDEEIALYRAWWGGWMIAGAILVDFREDDPRLPSLRGIGLPAVAVGHPSLTGPFPAVWTDDASAVAEAVRYLAALGHRRIARVGGPAGFGHSAIRTRAFASTARELGLEEARQIATGFDGKEGARATRSLLLAPDRPTAVVYDNDIMAVAGAGVAAEMGFAVPDDLSLIAWGDSQLCRITHPTLSAMSHDVHHFGAEVTRVLFDVLNGGHSGPRQAPTPTLTPRGSTARAPGTGA, from the coding sequence GTGAACGGCTCGGCGGAACGGGTCACCATCAAGGACGTCGCCGCCCGGGCCGGGGTGTCCAAGGGCGCGGTGTCGCTGGCGTTCAACCACAAGCCCGGCGTGTCCGCGGCCACCCGCGAGCGGATCTTCGAGGCGGCCCGGGAACTGGGCTGGGCGCCCAGCGCGACCGCGCGCAGCCTGTCCAACCAGCGGGTGGACATCGTCGGCCTCGCCCTGTGCCGGCCCGCGCGGCTGCTCGGTCTCGAACCGTTCTACATGGACTTCATCTCCGGCATCGAGAGCGTCCTGGCGGAACGGTCCTGCTCGCTGCTGCTGCGGTTGGTGCGCGACCTCGACGAGGAGATCGCCCTGTACCGGGCCTGGTGGGGCGGCTGGATGATCGCCGGGGCGATCCTGGTGGACTTCCGCGAGGACGATCCCCGGCTGCCGTCGCTGCGGGGCATCGGCCTGCCCGCCGTCGCCGTCGGCCACCCCTCCCTCACCGGCCCCTTTCCGGCGGTGTGGACCGACGACGCCTCCGCGGTCGCCGAGGCCGTCCGCTACCTGGCGGCCCTCGGCCACCGCCGGATCGCCCGCGTCGGCGGTCCGGCCGGGTTCGGCCACAGCGCCATCCGGACGCGCGCGTTCGCGTCCACGGCGCGCGAACTCGGGCTGGAGGAGGCCCGGCAGATCGCCACGGGCTTCGACGGGAAGGAGGGCGCCCGCGCCACCCGCTCGCTGCTGCTCGCCCCGGACCGGCCCACCGCCGTCGTCTACGACAACGACATCATGGCGGTCGCGGGCGCGGGCGTCGCGGCCGAGATGGGGTTCGCGGTGCCCGACGACCTGTCGCTGATCGCCTGGGGCGACTCCCAGCTGTGCCGCATCACCCACCCGACGCTGTCGGCGATGAGCCACGACGTGCACCACTTCGGGGCCGAGGTGACACGCGTCCTGTTCGACGTGCTCAACGGTGGCCACAGCGGCCCGCGCCAGGCGCCGACGCCCACGCTGACCCCCCGCGGCTCCACCGCCCGGGCACCGGGGACCGGGGCGTAG
- a CDS encoding glycoside hydrolase family 2 protein, translated as MKDVTPLSEGWSLRHGGELLEAVVPGCVHTDLLAAGVIPDPFTGLNEREVAWVGRRAWTYVRHLGHDSAHERADLVFDGLDTAARITLGGRPVGTTRNMHRRHRFDVTGRTGRLEVRFTSAYDEAAAVRAVTGERPNVYPEPSQYIRKMACSFGWDWGPTLVTAGIWRPVRLEHWSTARIARVRPQVTVEEGTGRVEVWLEAERTRQGRGRTLCAEARVAGVRAEAVLTGDETVLRLEVPGPRLWWPRGYGGQPLYDLHLTLSDDGGHPLDTWHRRIGFRTVELDRSADEHGTGFTLVVNGVRIFARGVNWIPDDAFPSRVTPERYRTRLTQAAGANVDLVRVWGGGIYEDDAFYDTCDELGLMVWQDFLFACSAYPEEQPLRGEVEAEARDNVVRLMPHPSLVLWNGNNENLWGFRDWGWEEPLAGDSWGEGYYLGLLPRVVAELDPTRPYTAGSPWSGSWDHHPNDPAHGTHHSWEVWNRRDYAEYRANVPRFVAEFGWQAPPAQATLRRALPGERLAPDSPGMLHHQKAEDGNGKLGRGLARHFPLPEDDFDRWHYLTQLVQARAVAAGVEHWRSHWPVCAGTIVWQLNDCWPVTSWSAIDGDGRPKPLYHELRRVYADRLLTLRPGSAGPVLAVVNQSAQPWRTAVTLRRWEADGTLVHEGVLDVAAGPRSVVRLPVPRDLAPDGRSAKEFLVADADGLRALHFPVPDKDFAYPRPAYDVGLEPVTGQGDRVDVVVSARTLVRDLLLQADRLGPAAVCDHGPQTLLPGERARIRVAGCGPVGVQDVRAALYCVDVA; from the coding sequence ATGAAGGACGTCACCCCGCTCTCCGAGGGCTGGAGCCTGCGCCACGGAGGGGAACTGCTCGAGGCCGTGGTGCCCGGCTGCGTCCACACCGATCTGCTGGCCGCCGGGGTCATCCCCGATCCGTTCACCGGCCTCAACGAGCGCGAGGTCGCCTGGGTGGGCCGCCGCGCCTGGACCTACGTCCGCCACCTGGGCCACGACAGCGCGCACGAGCGCGCCGACCTGGTCTTCGACGGCCTGGACACGGCCGCGCGCATCACCCTGGGCGGGCGCCCGGTCGGCACCACCCGCAACATGCACCGCCGCCACCGGTTCGACGTCACGGGCCGCACCGGGCGGCTGGAGGTCCGCTTCACCTCCGCCTACGACGAGGCCGCGGCCGTGCGCGCCGTCACGGGGGAGCGCCCTAACGTCTATCCGGAACCGTCGCAGTACATCCGCAAGATGGCCTGCAGCTTCGGCTGGGACTGGGGGCCGACGCTGGTGACCGCCGGCATCTGGCGGCCGGTCCGGCTGGAGCACTGGTCCACCGCCCGCATCGCCCGCGTACGCCCGCAGGTCACCGTCGAGGAGGGCACCGGACGGGTCGAGGTGTGGCTGGAGGCCGAACGCACCCGGCAGGGGCGGGGGCGCACGCTGTGCGCCGAGGCCCGGGTGGCCGGAGTCCGTGCCGAGGCCGTCCTCACCGGCGACGAGACCGTGCTGCGCCTGGAGGTGCCCGGCCCGCGCCTGTGGTGGCCCCGCGGCTACGGCGGACAGCCCCTGTACGACCTCCACCTCACCCTGAGCGACGACGGGGGCCACCCGCTCGACACCTGGCACCGGCGCATCGGTTTCCGCACCGTCGAGCTCGACCGCTCGGCCGACGAGCACGGCACCGGCTTCACCCTCGTCGTCAACGGGGTGCGGATCTTCGCCCGCGGCGTCAACTGGATCCCCGACGACGCCTTCCCCTCCCGGGTCACCCCCGAGCGCTACCGGACCCGGCTCACCCAGGCCGCCGGGGCCAACGTCGACCTGGTGCGGGTGTGGGGCGGCGGGATCTACGAGGACGACGCCTTCTACGACACCTGTGACGAGCTGGGCCTGATGGTGTGGCAGGACTTCCTCTTCGCCTGCTCCGCCTACCCCGAGGAGCAGCCGCTGCGCGGCGAGGTGGAGGCCGAGGCCCGTGACAACGTTGTCCGGCTCATGCCGCACCCCTCGCTCGTGCTGTGGAACGGCAACAACGAGAACCTGTGGGGCTTCCGCGACTGGGGCTGGGAGGAACCGCTCGCCGGCGACTCGTGGGGCGAGGGCTACTACCTCGGCCTGCTGCCCCGCGTCGTCGCCGAACTCGACCCGACCCGTCCCTACACCGCCGGCAGCCCGTGGTCCGGTTCCTGGGACCACCACCCCAACGACCCGGCACACGGCACCCACCACTCCTGGGAGGTGTGGAACCGCCGGGACTACGCCGAATACCGGGCGAACGTGCCCCGGTTCGTCGCGGAGTTCGGCTGGCAGGCACCGCCCGCGCAGGCCACCCTGCGGCGCGCCCTGCCCGGTGAACGGCTCGCCCCGGACTCCCCGGGTATGCTCCACCACCAGAAGGCCGAGGACGGCAACGGCAAACTCGGACGCGGTCTCGCCCGTCACTTCCCGCTGCCCGAGGACGACTTCGACCGCTGGCACTACCTGACCCAGCTCGTGCAGGCCCGGGCGGTCGCGGCGGGCGTCGAGCACTGGCGCTCGCACTGGCCCGTCTGCGCCGGCACGATCGTCTGGCAGCTGAACGACTGCTGGCCCGTCACCTCCTGGTCCGCCATCGACGGCGACGGCCGCCCGAAACCCCTGTACCACGAGCTGCGCCGCGTGTACGCCGACCGGCTCCTTACCCTCCGGCCCGGCAGCGCCGGCCCGGTGCTCGCCGTGGTCAACCAGTCCGCCCAACCCTGGCGGACGGCGGTGACCCTGCGCCGGTGGGAGGCGGACGGCACCCTGGTCCACGAGGGGGTCCTCGACGTGGCCGCCGGGCCCCGCTCCGTCGTCCGGCTCCCCGTGCCGCGGGACCTGGCGCCGGACGGGCGGTCCGCGAAGGAGTTCCTGGTCGCCGACGCCGACGGGTTGCGCGCGCTGCACTTCCCGGTCCCCGACAAGGACTTCGCCTACCCCCGGCCCGCCTACGACGTCGGCCTCGAACCGGTGACCGGGCAGGGGGATAGAGTCGACGTCGTGGTGAGCGCCCGTACCCTCGTCAGGGACCTCCTGCTCCAGGCCGACCGGCTCGGCCCGGCCGCCGTCTGCGACCACGGCCCGCAGACCCTGCTGCCCGGCGAGCGCGCACGCATCCGGGTCGCCGGCTGCGGCCCGGTCGGCGTCCAGGACGTCAGGGCCGCCCTGTACTGCGTGGACGTGGCGTGA
- the ispG gene encoding flavodoxin-dependent (E)-4-hydroxy-3-methylbut-2-enyl-diphosphate synthase encodes MPVALGVPTVPPRLARRRTSRQIHVGTVPVGGDAPVSVQSMTTTRTSDIGATLQQIAELTASGCQIVRVACPTQDDADALATIARKSQIPVIADIHFQPKYVFAAIEAGCAAVRVNPGNIKQFDDKVKEIAQAAKDHGTPIRIGVNAGSLDKRLLQKYGRATPEALVESALWEASLFEEHGFRDIKISVKHNDPVVMIEAYRQLAEQCDYPLHLGVTEAGPAFQGTIKSAVAFGALLSQGIGDTIRVSLSAPPAEEVKVGLQILQSLGLRQRGLEIVSCPSCGRAQVDVYKLAEEVTAGLTGMDIPLRVAVMGCVVNGPGEAREADLGVASGNGKGQIFVKGEVIRTVPESKIVETLIEEAFKLAELMRQDEDDDSSGAAPSAVRESAK; translated from the coding sequence ATGCCTGTCGCTCTTGGAGTGCCGACGGTGCCGCCGAGGCTGGCCCGACGACGTACCAGCCGTCAGATCCACGTAGGGACCGTACCCGTGGGCGGCGACGCCCCGGTCTCGGTCCAGTCGATGACCACGACCCGCACGTCCGACATCGGTGCGACCCTCCAGCAGATCGCCGAGCTGACCGCCTCCGGCTGCCAGATCGTCCGCGTCGCCTGCCCCACCCAGGACGACGCCGACGCCCTCGCGACCATCGCCCGCAAGTCGCAGATCCCGGTCATCGCGGACATCCACTTCCAGCCGAAGTACGTCTTCGCCGCCATCGAGGCCGGCTGCGCGGCCGTGCGCGTCAACCCGGGCAACATCAAGCAGTTCGACGACAAGGTCAAGGAGATCGCCCAGGCCGCCAAGGACCACGGCACCCCGATCCGCATCGGCGTCAACGCCGGTTCGCTGGACAAGCGCCTGCTGCAGAAGTACGGCAGGGCCACCCCGGAGGCGCTGGTCGAGTCGGCCCTGTGGGAGGCGTCCCTGTTCGAGGAGCACGGCTTCCGGGACATCAAGATCTCCGTCAAGCACAACGACCCGGTCGTGATGATCGAGGCCTACCGGCAGCTCGCCGAGCAGTGCGACTACCCGCTGCACCTGGGCGTCACCGAGGCCGGCCCCGCCTTCCAGGGCACGATCAAGTCGGCCGTCGCCTTCGGCGCCCTGCTCTCCCAGGGCATCGGCGACACCATCCGCGTCTCCCTGTCGGCCCCGCCCGCCGAGGAGGTCAAGGTCGGCCTGCAGATCCTGCAGTCGCTGGGCCTGCGCCAGCGCGGCCTGGAGATCGTCTCCTGCCCCTCCTGCGGCCGGGCCCAGGTCGACGTCTACAAGCTCGCCGAAGAGGTCACCGCGGGCCTGACCGGCATGGACATCCCGCTGCGCGTGGCCGTCATGGGCTGCGTCGTCAACGGCCCCGGCGAGGCCCGCGAGGCCGACCTCGGCGTCGCCTCCGGCAACGGCAAGGGCCAGATCTTCGTCAAGGGCGAGGTCATCAGGACCGTCCCCGAGTCGAAGATCGTCGAGACGCTCATCGAGGAGGCGTTCAAGCTCGCCGAGCTGATGCGGCAGGACGAGGACGACGACTCCTCCGGGGCCGCCCCCTCCGCCGTTCGGGAGAGCGCCAAGTGA
- a CDS encoding NUDIX domain-containing protein — protein sequence MGDTTTGAWDAHYAAGRSFRELREPEKALFAERLPAPGGGTALEVGCGLGELARFLGSLGYTVDAVDFSAEALARAERSTPAGSGVRYLCRDVERDELPDGTYDVIVFRRSWAFVRDRTRVVNRLRERLRAGGALCVVTPVAGRVPGSKRGIALDEDEISALCAGWGVVERYDVDGAAFVVLREPVATAVVCAAPGRPSAHALTGAGVVVTDAAGRVLLGWSLKRGGWELPGGKNDAGEDFAAAGVRELAEETGLVADPAGARVVALLMDSTHGMPRLTAAVRVASYTGEPVVAEPQLIRRWEWHEVADLPALAQPLFTPSAHVLDTVWPGLLRGLPPVHRYPVAPVESPPPGTPA from the coding sequence GTGGGAGACACGACCACCGGCGCGTGGGACGCGCACTACGCCGCGGGCAGGAGCTTCCGCGAGCTGCGGGAGCCCGAGAAGGCGCTGTTCGCCGAGCGGCTTCCGGCGCCCGGGGGCGGGACGGCTCTGGAGGTGGGGTGCGGGCTGGGGGAACTCGCCCGGTTCCTCGGATCGCTCGGCTACACGGTCGACGCGGTGGACTTCTCGGCGGAGGCCCTGGCCCGCGCCGAGCGCAGCACCCCGGCCGGTTCGGGGGTCCGCTACCTGTGCCGTGACGTCGAACGGGACGAACTGCCCGACGGCACCTACGACGTGATCGTGTTCCGGCGCAGCTGGGCGTTCGTGCGGGACCGGACCCGGGTCGTGAACCGGCTGCGGGAGCGGCTGCGGGCGGGCGGGGCCCTGTGTGTCGTCACGCCGGTCGCCGGACGGGTGCCCGGGAGCAAGCGGGGCATCGCTCTCGACGAGGACGAGATCTCGGCGCTGTGCGCCGGGTGGGGGGTGGTGGAGCGGTACGACGTGGACGGGGCGGCGTTCGTCGTACTGCGGGAGCCGGTGGCGACGGCCGTGGTGTGCGCGGCGCCGGGACGGCCTTCGGCGCACGCCCTGACCGGGGCCGGGGTCGTCGTCACCGACGCGGCGGGGCGGGTGCTGCTGGGGTGGTCCCTGAAGCGCGGGGGGTGGGAGCTGCCGGGCGGGAAGAACGACGCCGGGGAGGACTTCGCCGCCGCCGGGGTGCGGGAACTGGCGGAGGAGACGGGGCTGGTCGCCGATCCCGCCGGGGCCCGGGTCGTCGCACTGCTGATGGACTCCACGCACGGGATGCCGCGGTTGACGGCCGCCGTCCGCGTCGCGTCGTACACCGGTGAGCCGGTCGTCGCCGAACCGCAGCTGATCCGCCGCTGGGAGTGGCACGAGGTCGCCGATCTCCCCGCGCTGGCCCAACCGCTGTTCACGCCGAGCGCGCATGTCCTCGACACCGTATGGCCGGGACTGCTGCGCGGGCTGCCGCCCGTCCACCGCTATCCGGTCGCCCCGGTGGAGTCGCCACCCCCCGGCACCCCCGCATAG
- a CDS encoding GlxA family transcriptional regulator: MGVLVFDDMKMLDLSGPAEVLSEANRFGADYRLSLVSVGGTPVRTSIGLRVPVDLDTASAPAFDTLLVAGGDLLPGRPVDPGLGEAANRLAAGAGRVASICTGAFVLAAAGLLDGRRATTHWQYTALLARGYPSVRVEPDAIHVKDGTTYTSAGVTAGIDLALALVEEDHGPGPARDVARSLVVYMQRPGGQSQFSAPLRGPAPRTPVLRRIQDLVQADPAADHGLEALAARVRVSPRHLTRMFRAELDTTPMKYVELIRFDMAKALLDAGHSATEAAALSGFPSYESLRRAFARHLGVSPTRYRSRFATTRPVPRRRAEPAGRDTRQGP, translated from the coding sequence GTGGGCGTTCTCGTGTTCGACGACATGAAGATGCTCGACCTGTCCGGGCCGGCGGAAGTCCTCAGCGAGGCCAACCGGTTCGGAGCGGACTACCGGCTGAGCCTGGTCTCGGTCGGCGGCACCCCGGTGCGCACGTCCATCGGTCTGCGGGTGCCGGTGGACTTGGACACGGCCTCGGCCCCCGCCTTCGACACCCTGCTCGTCGCGGGCGGTGACCTGCTGCCGGGCCGTCCCGTCGACCCGGGCCTGGGCGAGGCCGCGAATCGGCTCGCGGCGGGGGCCGGACGGGTCGCCTCGATCTGCACCGGGGCGTTCGTCCTGGCCGCGGCGGGCCTGCTGGACGGCAGGCGGGCGACGACGCACTGGCAGTACACCGCGCTGCTGGCCCGCGGCTACCCGTCGGTGCGGGTGGAACCCGACGCCATCCACGTCAAGGACGGGACGACCTACACCTCGGCAGGCGTCACCGCGGGGATCGACCTGGCGCTGGCCCTGGTGGAGGAGGACCACGGCCCCGGCCCGGCCCGGGACGTCGCCCGCTCGCTGGTGGTGTACATGCAGCGGCCCGGCGGGCAGTCGCAGTTCTCCGCCCCGCTCCGGGGCCCCGCCCCCCGGACCCCCGTCCTGCGGCGGATCCAGGACCTGGTGCAGGCGGACCCGGCCGCCGACCACGGCCTGGAGGCGCTCGCGGCCCGGGTCCGGGTCAGCCCCCGGCACCTGACCCGGATGTTCCGCGCCGAGCTGGACACCACGCCGATGAAGTACGTGGAACTGATCCGCTTCGACATGGCCAAGGCCCTCCTCGACGCCGGACACAGCGCCACCGAGGCCGCCGCGCTGTCGGGTTTCCCCAGCTACGAGAGCCTGCGGCGAGCCTTCGCCCGTCACCTGGGCGTGTCGCCCACCCGCTACCGGAGCCGCTTCGCCACCACGCGGCCCGTGCCCCGCCGTCGCGCGGAACCCGCCGGGCGGGACACCCGCCAGGGGCCGTGA
- a CDS encoding 2-oxoacid:ferredoxin oxidoreductase subunit beta, translating into MPTDLALTAKDFKSDQEVRWCPGCGDYAVLAAVQGFMPELGIARENIVFVSGIGCSSRFPYYMNTYGMHSIHGRAPAIATGLACARPDLSVWVVTGDGDALSIGGNHLIHALRRNVNLKILLFNNQIYGLTKGQYSPTSEQGKITKSSPMGSLDEPFNPLSLAIGAEASFVARTIDSDRKHLTDVLRRAAAHPGTALVEIYQNCNIFNDGAFDALKDPATRDGALLRLEHGKPHRLTPDADEVVHDVADPDPTAAFALSRLRHPTPIGVLRDVRRPVYDRLMDDQLERAVAERGRGDLAALLAGNDTWTVGA; encoded by the coding sequence GTGCCCACTGACCTCGCGCTCACCGCGAAGGACTTCAAGTCCGACCAGGAGGTGCGCTGGTGCCCCGGCTGCGGGGACTACGCGGTCCTCGCCGCCGTCCAGGGCTTCATGCCGGAGCTGGGCATCGCGCGCGAGAACATCGTCTTCGTCTCGGGCATCGGCTGCTCCTCCCGCTTCCCGTACTACATGAACACCTACGGGATGCACTCCATCCACGGCCGCGCCCCCGCCATCGCGACCGGCCTGGCCTGCGCCCGCCCCGACCTGTCGGTGTGGGTGGTCACCGGTGACGGCGACGCCCTGTCCATCGGCGGCAACCACCTGATCCACGCCCTGCGCCGCAACGTCAACCTCAAGATCCTGCTGTTCAACAACCAGATCTACGGGCTGACCAAGGGCCAGTACTCGCCGACCAGCGAGCAGGGCAAGATCACCAAGTCGAGCCCGATGGGCTCCCTCGACGAGCCGTTCAACCCGCTGTCGCTGGCCATCGGCGCCGAGGCGTCCTTCGTCGCGCGCACGATCGACTCCGACCGCAAGCACCTGACGGACGTCCTGCGCCGGGCCGCCGCCCACCCCGGCACGGCCCTGGTGGAGATCTACCAGAACTGCAACATCTTCAACGACGGCGCCTTCGACGCGCTCAAGGACCCCGCCACCCGCGACGGCGCCCTGCTGCGCCTGGAACACGGCAAGCCCCACCGGCTCACCCCGGACGCCGACGAGGTCGTCCACGACGTCGCGGACCCCGACCCCACCGCCGCCTTCGCCCTCTCCCGGCTGCGGCACCCGACCCCCATCGGCGTCCTGCGCGACGTACGGCGCCCCGTCTACGACCGGCTGATGGACGACCAACTGGAGCGAGCCGTCGCCGAGCGGGGCCGGGGCGACCTGGCCGCGCTGCTGGCCGGCAACGACACCTGGACGGTCGGGGCCTGA
- the fdxA gene encoding ferredoxin: protein MTYVIAQPCVDVKDKACIEECPVDCIYEGRRSLYIHPDECVDCGACEPVCPVEAIFYEDDVPGDWTDYHKANVEFFDDLGSPGGASGLGPVDRDHPLVAGQPVRTA, encoded by the coding sequence GTGACCTACGTCATCGCCCAGCCCTGTGTGGACGTCAAGGACAAGGCCTGCATCGAGGAATGCCCCGTCGACTGCATCTACGAGGGCCGGCGGTCCCTGTACATCCACCCGGACGAATGCGTCGACTGCGGCGCCTGCGAACCGGTCTGCCCCGTCGAGGCGATCTTCTACGAGGACGACGTGCCCGGGGACTGGACGGACTACCACAAGGCGAACGTCGAGTTCTTCGACGACCTCGGCTCGCCCGGCGGCGCCAGCGGCCTCGGCCCGGTCGACCGCGACCACCCGCTCGTCGCCGGACAGCCGGTCCGCACGGCATGA
- a CDS encoding HD domain-containing protein yields the protein MTEKIAGVEIPDSELARDATELIRDTTPPLLFHHSRRVYLFGSLQARARGIRPDPELLYVAALFHDTGLVPPYRSDDQRFELDGADRARAFLLGHGVPDADADRVWTAIALHTTPEVPHRLAPEIAATSAGVETDVLGLHLANVTRAEIDEVTAAHPRPDFKEQILRAFTDGFKHRPDTTFGTVNADVLEHFVPGFRRTDFVEVVRNSAWPE from the coding sequence ATGACCGAGAAGATCGCCGGCGTCGAGATCCCCGACAGCGAACTCGCCCGGGACGCCACCGAGCTGATCCGCGACACCACCCCGCCGCTCCTCTTCCACCACTCCCGGCGGGTCTACCTCTTCGGCAGCCTCCAGGCCCGGGCCCGGGGCATCCGGCCCGACCCGGAGCTGCTGTACGTGGCGGCGCTCTTCCACGACACCGGCCTGGTGCCGCCCTACCGCAGCGACGACCAGCGCTTCGAGCTGGACGGCGCGGACCGGGCGCGGGCGTTCCTGCTCGGCCACGGCGTCCCCGACGCCGACGCGGACAGGGTGTGGACCGCCATCGCCCTGCACACGACCCCCGAGGTGCCGCACAGGCTGGCCCCCGAGATCGCGGCCACCTCCGCGGGCGTCGAGACCGACGTGCTCGGCCTGCACCTGGCGAACGTCACCCGGGCCGAGATCGACGAGGTGACCGCCGCGCACCCCCGTCCGGACTTCAAGGAGCAGATCCTGCGGGCGTTCACGGACGGCTTCAAACACCGCCCCGACACCACCTTCGGCACGGTCAACGCGGACGTACTGGAACATTTCGTCCCCGGCTTCCGCCGCACCGACTTCGTCGAGGTCGTCCGCAACTCCGCCTGGCCCGAGTAG